In Paenibacillus sp. 1781tsa1, one DNA window encodes the following:
- a CDS encoding response regulator: MYRLLIVDDEEIITDSLYETFARHIPDQLDVCKAYSATEALSWMQRSRIDIVLTDIRMPGMSGLELTERIQASWPNCRVIFLTGHSDFDYAYQAFQMTNVRYLLKTEGYDKVMSVVEDVMEEIRRSHSMLELLEQSHKVNSQLALIQQKEYLRKLLQDCTALMASTIDMQDELFRRDIRLQINSPVYLILGRFNNPPEKGSDLTQVQESVRIIGSSLMHERTVCVSVTDHYGDTIWLLQPKQEEEMTNDKLVRFLEGTLELVQEACMVSLGVSIAFSLSSQSCEWSELTKQYERLRLLQWMKIGDGVSMVITDHRNDLSSDVPKESMRISNRIEIMSGYLETGRIQPFYDIFEELAGELLQQDITMERAMETYYNLALLLHSTINRWGLQQKIPDQRSLLHLGEYTCMKDAVQFLYRAADELVRYKRSNKQERANVVIHSLCSYIKENLEKDLSLVRLAELHHFNPSYLSRFFKQEMGINLSEFIDDCRIRRAKELLQNPNFMVREVSLQVGYEAAHSFTRLFKKITGMTPQEYRESLLVR; the protein is encoded by the coding sequence ATGTATCGACTTTTGATTGTAGATGACGAGGAGATTATTACGGATAGTCTCTATGAAACATTCGCCAGACATATCCCCGACCAGCTTGATGTATGTAAGGCATACTCTGCAACAGAAGCATTGTCCTGGATGCAGCGTTCGAGAATTGATATTGTTCTAACGGACATTCGCATGCCGGGCATGAGTGGTTTGGAACTGACAGAGCGGATTCAAGCCAGTTGGCCGAATTGTCGCGTCATTTTTCTAACAGGACATAGCGATTTTGATTATGCCTATCAAGCTTTTCAAATGACCAATGTGCGTTACTTGCTCAAAACGGAAGGCTATGACAAGGTGATGTCTGTTGTCGAAGATGTGATGGAAGAGATTCGGCGAAGTCATAGCATGCTTGAGTTGTTGGAACAATCACATAAAGTCAACTCGCAGCTTGCACTGATTCAACAAAAAGAGTATTTGCGGAAGCTGCTTCAAGATTGTACAGCGCTTATGGCTTCTACTATTGATATGCAGGACGAATTATTCAGAAGAGATATAAGATTACAGATCAACTCACCTGTTTATCTCATACTGGGTCGGTTCAATAATCCGCCAGAAAAAGGTTCAGATCTCACACAAGTCCAGGAATCTGTTCGTATTATCGGCTCTTCTCTAATGCATGAGCGAACAGTGTGCGTCAGTGTAACGGACCATTATGGAGATACGATCTGGTTGCTACAGCCGAAGCAGGAAGAAGAGATGACCAATGATAAACTTGTACGATTTCTAGAAGGCACACTGGAACTGGTGCAGGAAGCTTGTATGGTATCTCTTGGTGTATCCATTGCATTCTCATTAAGCAGTCAAAGCTGTGAATGGTCCGAGTTAACCAAACAATATGAACGTCTGAGATTACTCCAGTGGATGAAAATAGGGGATGGCGTATCTATGGTAATCACGGATCATCGCAATGACCTCTCATCTGATGTACCCAAAGAATCCATGCGTATCTCAAACCGGATTGAGATTATGTCAGGATATTTGGAAACGGGGCGAATTCAGCCATTTTACGATATATTTGAGGAGCTTGCAGGTGAACTGCTGCAACAGGATATCACGATGGAACGTGCAATGGAAACCTACTACAATCTGGCCTTATTATTACATTCGACCATCAATCGGTGGGGTCTTCAACAGAAGATCCCAGATCAACGAAGCTTGCTGCATCTAGGGGAGTATACTTGCATGAAGGATGCAGTACAATTTTTATATCGTGCTGCCGATGAACTAGTCCGGTACAAAAGATCAAATAAACAGGAGCGCGCTAATGTTGTCATTCATTCCTTATGCAGTTACATCAAGGAGAACCTTGAGAAAGATCTTTCTTTAGTAAGACTGGCAGAACTTCATCATTTTAATCCATCCTATCTGTCCCGATTCTTTAAGCAGGAAATGGGAATTAACCTATCCGAGTTCATTGACGACTGCCGAATAAGAAGAGCCAAAGAATTGCTTCAGAACCCGAATTTTATGGTGCGTGAGGTCTCACTCCAAGTGGGATACGAGGCAGCGCATTCGTTTACCCGACTTTTTAAGAAAATAACGGGAATGACTCCCCAAGAATACCGGGAATCCCTTTTGGTACGTTAA
- a CDS encoding helix-turn-helix domain-containing protein, producing the protein MYDILLVDFSRRLCGELQQMLLRSKAQYTIANCVFSSSEALTALSERDFSLVMVHTERFDTAGLWLCNDIRLKSQIPILLMGGRDHFRFVRKALTYQVNDYLPYPVSPSSLLNSLHGLRSHLETDPAHKTSSFFKTPVQMNGKPMHSSHVIRIVKAYVRDHLSDEITLKKISDMLHFNCAYLGQKFKLEEKMSFNDYMLQQRMEKAQQLLSSTNLRIYEIAIEVGYKDIDWFYKKFKAYAGSSPNAYRRQKIHTA; encoded by the coding sequence ATGTATGATATTTTACTTGTGGATTTCAGCCGTCGTTTGTGCGGAGAGTTGCAACAGATGTTGCTACGGAGCAAAGCTCAATATACTATTGCAAATTGTGTGTTCTCATCGTCCGAGGCTTTGACCGCATTGTCAGAACGAGACTTTTCCCTTGTTATGGTACATACAGAGAGGTTTGATACCGCGGGGCTCTGGTTATGCAACGACATTCGACTAAAAAGTCAGATCCCCATCCTCCTGATGGGTGGAAGAGATCACTTCAGGTTCGTTCGCAAAGCCCTTACGTATCAGGTGAATGATTATCTCCCGTATCCTGTTAGTCCCTCTTCTTTACTTAACAGTCTGCATGGACTTCGATCCCACCTTGAAACCGATCCGGCACACAAAACGTCGTCGTTCTTCAAAACGCCTGTTCAAATGAATGGTAAGCCCATGCACTCCAGTCATGTGATTCGTATCGTCAAAGCCTATGTACGGGATCACCTGAGTGATGAAATCACGCTGAAGAAGATCTCTGACATGCTTCATTTTAACTGCGCCTACCTTGGACAGAAGTTCAAACTAGAAGAGAAAATGTCTTTCAATGATTATATGCTCCAGCAACGTATGGAAAAGGCCCAGCAACTGCTGTCTTCCACGAATCTGCGAATATATGAAATTGCGATTGAGGTAGGCTATAAGGATATTGATTGGTTCTATAAAAAATTCAAAGCGTATGCCGGATCGAGCCCCAATGCATACAGACGACAAAAAATTCACACGGCCTAA
- a CDS encoding ABC transporter substrate-binding protein has protein sequence MRKNKFMLLSLVFAVLLVIAACSSAPTAQPEPEKTTPQEEQKPAETEPKNENSTPEMDFDMGGRTIKVVAWWDMEIQGNNPDNIQRLENLEALKKKHNFNIEYVSIDFGEYQEKVVASLMAGEPLGDLVRLGKNYAIPALTKQDLLWPVDDYIKNDKVFNQKTTKEYMQYEGKGYGFTEDQSSFINGIFYNRTLMQELGLKPLQEYVDADEWNWDTFLSVAKQANKDRNNDGKLDTWGLAQTGLLEPILYSNEASLTLEDKQNLEDPKTKEALNFLSKLATEKVGRASEGGDWTEPSTFFRQGNTLMYSGAMYEVEGIMTDMKDYDIGFVPFPKGPSASAYHSGESRYQAITIPKAVENPEQLMYIWEKINEIDSIYEYPGQSTLETHLTDEADINNAREVAEGMLVLDHNTFPSLPFWDFDGELKEGVSVSTLIEKYKAPFQAAIDEVYK, from the coding sequence ATGAGAAAAAACAAGTTCATGCTACTGAGCCTGGTGTTTGCGGTCTTGCTGGTAATCGCTGCATGCAGTTCTGCACCTACCGCTCAACCCGAGCCGGAAAAGACAACACCACAGGAGGAACAAAAACCCGCAGAAACCGAGCCGAAGAATGAAAACTCTACGCCAGAAATGGATTTTGACATGGGCGGCAGAACAATCAAAGTTGTTGCTTGGTGGGACATGGAAATACAGGGGAACAACCCGGACAACATTCAACGCCTTGAGAATCTCGAAGCGCTGAAGAAAAAACACAATTTTAATATTGAATACGTTTCCATTGATTTTGGCGAATATCAGGAAAAGGTGGTCGCTTCCCTGATGGCAGGGGAACCGCTTGGTGATTTGGTGAGATTGGGCAAAAACTATGCCATTCCCGCATTGACCAAACAGGATCTCTTGTGGCCAGTGGATGATTATATTAAAAACGACAAAGTATTCAATCAGAAAACAACGAAGGAATATATGCAATATGAAGGCAAAGGTTACGGCTTTACCGAGGACCAGTCCTCCTTTATCAACGGAATTTTCTATAATCGCACCCTCATGCAGGAGCTGGGCTTGAAGCCGTTGCAGGAATATGTGGATGCTGATGAATGGAACTGGGATACGTTCCTCAGTGTTGCGAAACAAGCGAACAAGGATCGGAACAACGATGGCAAGCTGGACACTTGGGGACTCGCTCAGACAGGATTGCTTGAACCAATTCTGTATTCCAATGAAGCTTCCCTGACCCTAGAGGATAAGCAGAATCTGGAAGACCCAAAAACGAAGGAAGCACTGAATTTCCTGTCCAAACTGGCTACGGAAAAGGTCGGTAGAGCTTCTGAAGGCGGCGACTGGACTGAGCCGTCCACGTTCTTCCGTCAAGGCAATACGTTGATGTATTCAGGTGCTATGTACGAGGTTGAAGGCATTATGACAGACATGAAGGATTACGATATCGGTTTTGTACCATTCCCTAAAGGTCCAAGTGCATCAGCGTATCACTCTGGTGAGTCACGTTACCAGGCTATAACGATTCCTAAAGCAGTAGAGAATCCGGAACAACTGATGTACATCTGGGAGAAAATTAACGAGATTGATTCGATCTATGAGTATCCGGGCCAATCCACACTGGAGACACATCTGACTGACGAAGCTGATATCAACAACGCCAGGGAGGTCGCAGAAGGAATGCTGGTTCTCGACCATAATACATTCCCGTCCTTGCCTTTCTGGGACTTTGATGGAGAGCTCAAAGAAGGGGTATCTGTATCTACGCTGATTGAGAAATACAAGGCACCTTTCCAGGCTGCGATTGATGAGGTATACAAATAA
- a CDS encoding extracellular solute-binding protein — protein sequence MRSRKKKGLILVLVLALVLSIWTLYPSRDRYPGTVHALEDFDAVSATEDSYSYDHYLTTHANSAKPEKTIRIEGESYVQATDGEFEVVQGYAGLDGSAVITPETGTIRWDVPVQMSGLYNIRIHYYPVEGKSSGIERRLEVNGEVPFRGADVLLFDRVWGNREDNVRRDDRDNDLRPRQVEQPEWQLTSFKDSGGYFEEPFQFYFEKGNPQLSLTSLRESMAIDYIELYQEGEIPTYAELEATYASRGLKPAAPVMLKVQGEQAVSKSSPTLAPISDRSSPSLEPYDVSKIRMNAIGGINWKLPGEWIEWEIDVPEDGLYQIALKVKQDQLRGIYATRSLTINGEVPFKEMKRIRFNYSPSWQTQVLGAAENQPYQFHLDKGKHRIRMTVTLGDIAPLLRTVESSVLELNEMYRKILMITSNSPDPLRDYQLEQRIPEMTEVFERQADTLRSVADYLEKATGEQSDKVAVLHAMVMQLEDMAAKPETVPKRLDTFKINVGGLGTWILSVREQPITLDYLVVSPPGEALPNAEATAIQQVKHELGAYVASYTEDYDSIGNVEQKKDSITVWITTGRDQAQVLKGMIDDSFTPDTDVSVQLRLVPPNILLPATLAGEGPDIAMQMGEDIPVNYAMRSAAADLSKFPDFEEIAGRFRESGLTPYRYNDGVYALPEQQHFPMLFYRKDILDELGLEPPKTWQDVYNAIAVLQKHNMEFYLPIEDTLNNANLVPNSTFAMLLYQNDGTFYTEDQKKSALDSEISMDAFKRWTQFYTNYKFPLKADFPNRFRTGEMPIGIADYTTYNMLTVLAPEIRNLWDFTIVPGTQLPDGSIRHEVASATSAVMMLENASNKEASWKFMKWWTDEQTQIEYGREMEGLMGAAARYPTANIEALKQLPWPVKDYENLEKQWKWVQGIPQLPGGYFTGRHLDNAFRKVVNANENPREALSDYVLYIDDEIELKRKEFNLK from the coding sequence ATGCGGTCACGTAAGAAAAAGGGACTAATCTTGGTGCTTGTCCTGGCCCTGGTACTCTCCATATGGACGCTATATCCATCGCGGGATCGTTATCCGGGGACGGTACATGCGCTTGAGGACTTTGACGCAGTATCGGCAACCGAGGATTCATACAGTTATGACCATTATCTGACTACTCATGCCAATTCGGCTAAACCCGAGAAAACAATACGCATTGAAGGCGAATCTTATGTTCAGGCAACTGACGGGGAATTCGAGGTCGTGCAAGGTTATGCAGGACTGGATGGGAGCGCTGTAATTACGCCGGAAACTGGAACCATTCGTTGGGATGTTCCCGTTCAAATGAGCGGTTTGTACAATATTCGCATTCACTATTACCCTGTAGAGGGTAAAAGCTCGGGTATTGAACGCAGACTCGAGGTGAACGGGGAGGTTCCATTTCGAGGGGCCGATGTTCTCTTGTTTGACAGGGTGTGGGGAAATCGCGAGGATAACGTTCGTCGTGACGATCGGGATAACGATCTCAGACCAAGACAAGTGGAACAGCCCGAGTGGCAGTTGACTTCCTTCAAGGATAGCGGAGGCTATTTCGAGGAGCCCTTTCAGTTTTATTTTGAAAAAGGAAACCCGCAGTTATCGCTCACTTCGTTAAGAGAAAGTATGGCGATCGATTATATTGAGCTGTATCAGGAAGGGGAGATCCCGACCTATGCAGAGCTTGAGGCAACATATGCCTCACGGGGGCTGAAACCAGCGGCTCCTGTCATGCTGAAAGTACAAGGGGAACAAGCAGTCAGCAAGTCGTCTCCTACACTGGCACCCATCTCGGATCGTTCGAGCCCATCGCTGGAACCTTATGATGTGTCCAAAATTCGCATGAATGCGATCGGGGGCATCAACTGGAAGCTGCCGGGTGAATGGATCGAGTGGGAAATCGACGTGCCTGAAGACGGATTGTATCAAATCGCGTTAAAGGTAAAACAGGATCAATTGCGCGGTATTTACGCTACCCGCAGTCTGACGATCAACGGCGAAGTTCCGTTTAAAGAAATGAAACGCATTCGCTTCAACTACAGCCCATCCTGGCAAACTCAGGTTCTGGGAGCGGCAGAAAATCAGCCTTACCAGTTTCATCTCGACAAAGGAAAACACCGGATTCGAATGACGGTTACGCTAGGCGACATTGCTCCGCTGCTTCGTACCGTGGAATCCAGCGTGCTGGAATTGAATGAGATGTATCGCAAAATTCTGATGATCACCTCCAACAGCCCCGATCCGCTTCGGGATTATCAGTTGGAACAACGCATCCCGGAGATGACGGAAGTCTTTGAACGACAGGCAGACACGCTCCGTTCTGTAGCGGATTATCTGGAAAAGGCAACGGGTGAGCAAAGTGATAAAGTTGCCGTGCTGCACGCCATGGTCATGCAGCTTGAAGATATGGCGGCCAAGCCGGAGACTGTTCCTAAACGACTGGATACGTTCAAAATTAACGTAGGTGGCCTGGGTACCTGGATATTGTCAGTACGTGAACAGCCGATCACTCTGGATTACCTCGTCGTGTCTCCGCCGGGTGAAGCCTTGCCAAATGCGGAAGCGACGGCCATTCAGCAGGTGAAACATGAGCTGGGTGCATACGTGGCTTCGTATACCGAAGATTACGACAGCATCGGTAACGTGGAACAAAAGAAGGATTCCATTACGGTATGGATCACGACTGGACGGGATCAGGCTCAGGTATTGAAAGGCATGATCGATGATTCGTTTACTCCGGATACGGATGTATCCGTGCAGCTGCGTCTCGTGCCACCCAACATTTTGCTTCCCGCAACGCTTGCAGGTGAAGGACCCGACATTGCCATGCAAATGGGTGAGGACATCCCTGTAAACTATGCGATGAGAAGTGCGGCAGCGGATTTGAGCAAATTCCCCGACTTCGAGGAAATTGCGGGCCGGTTCCGTGAAAGCGGGTTGACACCATACCGATATAACGACGGTGTGTATGCACTCCCGGAACAGCAACATTTTCCGATGCTCTTTTACCGCAAGGATATCCTGGACGAATTGGGACTGGAACCCCCGAAAACGTGGCAGGACGTGTATAACGCCATTGCTGTGCTGCAAAAGCATAATATGGAATTTTATCTGCCCATCGAGGATACGCTGAACAACGCAAACCTTGTGCCGAACTCGACTTTTGCGATGCTGCTGTACCAGAATGATGGCACCTTCTATACGGAAGATCAGAAGAAGAGTGCACTTGATTCGGAAATTTCGATGGATGCGTTTAAACGCTGGACACAATTCTATACCAATTATAAATTCCCGCTTAAAGCGGACTTTCCAAACCGCTTCCGTACCGGTGAGATGCCGATTGGAATTGCGGACTATACAACCTATAACATGTTGACAGTCTTGGCTCCGGAAATTCGCAATCTCTGGGACTTTACCATTGTGCCTGGTACACAGCTTCCGGACGGTTCCATCAGGCATGAGGTGGCCAGCGCAACAAGCGCGGTAATGATGCTTGAGAACGCCAGCAACAAGGAAGCCTCATGGAAGTTCATGAAATGGTGGACTGACGAGCAGACCCAGATTGAATACGGACGAGAGATGGAAGGCCTCATGGGGGCGGCAGCCCGTTACCCAACAGCCAACATTGAAGCTTTGAAACAGCTTCCTTGGCCCGTCAAGGATTATGAAAATCTGGAGAAGCAATGGAAATGGGTACAGGGGATCCCGCAGCTTCCTGGAGGTTATTTCACGGGACGGCATCTGGATAACGCTTTCCGTAAGGTGGTCAATGCGAATGAAAATCCGCGTGAAGCCTTATCGGACTATGTACTGTACATTGATGATGAGATTGAGTTGAAACGTAAGGAATTTAATCTGAAATAG
- a CDS encoding carbohydrate ABC transporter permease — translation MQAKTTKTAAAPAVHTRQVGWWSLLRRDLYLSRHYYVLMAPFMLIFFMFTVIPVGISLGLSFFHFNMLELPRFVGWQNYSRLFLNDDVFLIALKNTLLFAVITGPLSYIACFLFAWIINELSPKIRAVMTLVFYAPSISGNVFFIWLIIFSGDSYGYMNGFLMRLGVILEPIQWLADEKYVLAIVIIVQLWLSLGTSFLAFIAGLQTIDRSLVEAGTVDGIKNRWQELWYITLPSMRPQLMFGAVMQITASFAVAEISIALAGFPSVNYAAHTVVTHLMDFGTIRFEMGYASAIATVLFALMLGTNVLTQKMLRKIGE, via the coding sequence TTGCAAGCTAAAACAACCAAGACAGCCGCCGCTCCTGCCGTCCATACCCGCCAGGTCGGCTGGTGGTCCCTTTTGAGAAGGGATCTGTATCTCAGCAGGCATTATTATGTGTTGATGGCACCGTTCATGCTGATTTTTTTCATGTTTACTGTCATCCCGGTCGGCATTTCACTGGGGCTCAGCTTTTTTCACTTCAACATGCTGGAGCTGCCGCGATTTGTCGGGTGGCAAAATTATTCCCGGCTTTTTCTGAATGACGACGTATTCCTGATTGCGCTCAAAAACACACTGCTTTTTGCCGTAATCACGGGTCCGCTCAGTTATATCGCCTGCTTTTTGTTTGCATGGATCATCAACGAGCTGTCTCCCAAAATTCGAGCGGTCATGACGTTGGTGTTCTATGCGCCCTCCATATCGGGAAATGTCTTCTTCATCTGGCTGATCATCTTCTCTGGTGACAGCTACGGGTATATGAACGGCTTCCTGATGCGCCTTGGTGTCATACTGGAGCCGATTCAATGGCTTGCAGACGAGAAGTACGTGCTCGCAATTGTCATAATTGTACAGTTGTGGCTCAGCCTCGGAACGAGCTTCCTGGCCTTTATTGCAGGATTGCAGACCATTGATCGTTCTCTGGTTGAAGCCGGCACCGTGGACGGGATTAAGAATCGCTGGCAGGAACTCTGGTACATCACCTTGCCTTCGATGAGACCGCAACTGATGTTTGGTGCGGTGATGCAGATTACGGCTTCATTCGCCGTGGCCGAGATATCGATTGCATTGGCCGGTTTCCCAAGTGTCAACTATGCAGCTCACACCGTCGTCACACATCTGATGGACTTCGGTACAATCCGATTTGAGATGGGCTACGCTTCAGCCATTGCAACCGTACTATTTGCGTTGATGCTTGGTACGAACGTTTTGACGCAAAAAATGCTCAGAAAGATAGGTGAATGA
- a CDS encoding carbohydrate ABC transporter permease — MTSKVRAMFGMPKRLNRSFTVSLMLFALLAVFGSFMVLPLIYAVNNAFKPLDELFIFPPRFWVNNPTTENFADLINLMGNSWVPLSRYIANTLLITILGTAGHILLASAAAYPLAKYRFPGSKVLFTIVILSLMFSPHVTAIPNYMVMSWLGWINTHASIIVPSLAFSLGLFLMKQFMEQIPDALLEAAKIDGANEYRIFWSIVMPNVKPAWLTLMILQFPALWGTDGGSFIYSENLKTLHYALSQIVQGGIARAGVGAAVALLLMIVPITLFIISQSSVMQTMATSGMKE; from the coding sequence ATGACCAGCAAAGTACGTGCCATGTTTGGCATGCCAAAAAGGCTGAATCGGTCATTTACCGTCAGCTTGATGTTATTTGCACTGCTGGCTGTGTTTGGATCATTTATGGTGCTCCCGCTGATCTATGCTGTCAACAATGCATTCAAACCACTGGATGAGCTGTTTATTTTTCCACCGCGATTCTGGGTGAATAATCCGACAACAGAGAATTTTGCCGATCTGATCAACCTTATGGGCAATTCATGGGTGCCGTTATCCCGTTATATTGCTAACACCCTGCTCATTACAATCCTGGGGACAGCAGGGCACATCCTTCTTGCATCCGCGGCGGCTTATCCGCTGGCGAAATATCGTTTTCCAGGTTCGAAAGTGTTGTTCACGATTGTCATTCTGTCTCTGATGTTCTCACCGCATGTCACGGCGATTCCAAACTACATGGTTATGTCGTGGCTTGGATGGATTAACACACATGCTTCTATTATCGTGCCATCGCTTGCTTTCTCCCTGGGACTGTTCCTGATGAAACAGTTCATGGAGCAGATTCCCGATGCATTACTGGAAGCAGCCAAAATCGACGGCGCCAATGAATACCGCATATTTTGGAGCATTGTGATGCCGAATGTGAAGCCGGCATGGCTCACGCTCATGATCCTCCAGTTCCCTGCGTTATGGGGGACGGACGGCGGGAGTTTCATTTACAGTGAAAATCTCAAAACGCTGCATTATGCGCTCAGTCAGATTGTACAGGGAGGGATTGCTCGGGCGGGAGTTGGTGCGGCTGTGGCCTTGCTGCTGATGATTGTACCGATCACTCTGTTTATCATCTCCCAGAGCAGTGTCATGCAGACGATGGCCACTTCAGGCATGAAAGAGTAG
- a CDS encoding YIP1 family protein, with product MQASSKQLYQYPLHLIFHPFDGYWELKYERNQRNSLLIAFMILVLLVITKILHAQYSGFLINLSNPKYLNSLLEMVYVIVPVLFWCVANWSLTTLMDGEGKFSEIFMSTCFALVPLFLVHFPWIWLSLVISAQETAFYYFSNALAVAWTVYLLFVGNMTVHQYTPAKTILTMLLTLVAMAFMAFLCLLFFSLVQQIVSFVVTIYQELVLRG from the coding sequence ATGCAGGCATCAAGTAAACAGTTATATCAGTACCCGCTGCATCTGATCTTCCATCCGTTTGATGGATACTGGGAATTAAAATATGAGCGCAACCAGAGAAACTCACTGTTGATTGCTTTCATGATTCTGGTACTGCTGGTCATCACCAAAATTTTACATGCCCAATACAGTGGTTTTCTGATTAATCTCAGTAATCCCAAATACCTGAACAGTCTGCTCGAAATGGTATATGTGATCGTGCCGGTCCTTTTCTGGTGTGTGGCCAACTGGTCGTTAACCACCTTGATGGATGGGGAAGGCAAGTTCTCTGAAATTTTTATGTCGACCTGTTTTGCACTGGTGCCCCTTTTTCTAGTCCATTTTCCGTGGATCTGGCTGAGTCTTGTGATCTCTGCACAAGAAACTGCCTTTTATTATTTCTCCAATGCACTCGCCGTCGCCTGGACGGTATACCTGTTATTTGTGGGAAATATGACGGTTCATCAGTATACACCAGCCAAAACGATACTTACAATGCTACTGACACTTGTAGCTATGGCCTTTATGGCATTTCTGTGCCTCTTGTTCTTTAGCCTTGTACAGCAGATTGTATCGTTTGTTGTAACCATCTATCAGGAATTAGTGCTTCGGGGCTAA